Proteins encoded by one window of Rutidosis leptorrhynchoides isolate AG116_Rl617_1_P2 chromosome 7, CSIRO_AGI_Rlap_v1, whole genome shotgun sequence:
- the LOC139857053 gene encoding probable xyloglucan endotransglucosylase/hydrolase protein 6 — MVKMAHNMLTSIKVVISLFLVVLTVANAKSATFLKDFRIAWSDSHIKQLDGGRAIQLVLDQNSGCGFASKSQYLFGRVSMKIKMIPGDSAGTVTAFYMNSDTDQVRDELDFEFLGNRTGQPYSVQTNVYAHGKGDREQRVNLWFDPAADYHTYSILWNHHHVVFSVDEVPIRVYKNNAAKGIPFPTHQPMGVYSTLWEADDWATRGGLEKIDWTKAPFYAYYKDFDIEGCAVPGPSSCASSPSNWWEGSSYQQLDPVAARRYRWVRMNHMVYDYCTDKRRFPVTPPECIDGI, encoded by the exons ATGGTCAAAATGGCACATAATATGTTGACTAGTATTAAAGTTGTTATTTCTCTTTTCTTAGTTGTACTTACGGTGGCTAATGCAAAATCCGCAACCTTTCTCAAGGATTTTCGCATTGCATGGTCTGATTCCCACATCAAACAACTCGATGGCGGTAGGGCCATTCAGCTTGTTCTTGATCAAAACTCAG GATGTGGGTTCGCTTCGAAAAGCCAATACTTATTTGGACGTGTGAGCATGAAGATTAAGATGATACCAGGAGACTCTGCGGGCACCGTTACTGCTTTCTAT ATGAATTCGGATACGGATCAAGTGCGTGATGAGTTGGATTTTGAATTTTTGGGAAATCGAACAGGACAACCGTATTCGGTCCAAACCAATGTGTATGCTCATGGTAAAGGTGATAGAGAGCAACGGGTTAACCTTTGGTTTGATCCTGCTGCCGACTATCACACTTACTCCATCTTATGGAACCACCACCACGTTGT GTTTTCAGTAGATGAAGTGCCTATAAGAGTATACAAGAATAATGCAGCTAAAGGGATCCCATTCCCAACACATCAACCAATGGGAGTTTACTCCACATTATGGGAAGCAGATGACTGGGCAACAAGAGGTGGGCTCGAAAAAATTGATTGGACCAAAGCACCATTTTATGCATATTACAAGGATTTCGATATTGAAGGTTGTGCGGTCCCTGGTCCCAGTTCATGTGCTTCTAGCCCGTCTAATTGGTGGGAAGGTTCGTCCTACCAACAGCTCGACCCGGTTGCAGCCCGTCGCTACCGATGGGTACGAATGAACCACATGGTTTATGATTATTGTACCGATAAACGTCGTTTTCCTGTTACTCCACCAGAATGCATAGACGGAATTTAA